Proteins from a single region of Thermococcus sp.:
- the cbiB gene encoding adenosylcobinamide-phosphate synthase CbiB, translating to MKVLTVFILALLWDVLLGEPPTLVHPVVWFGKLAGFIDGRWRRRGPLPDFLAGTLTALIVLAFALVLSLLPLYLPFPMNYALAAYLLKSSFAVRSLHEHVSMTVTADIGKKRKAVSMIVSRETKGLDEPHLNSASIESLAENLNDSVIAPLFYFLLFSLPGALLYRAANTLDAMLGYRNEHYEYFGKFSARFDDLLNFLPARLAVLLYLPLGGDRVLHYYRLARFKINSDKPIAAMSAVLGVWLEKPGVYRFPGREPANSDIERALRIYWLVVAEWLIIVSILLVTGVCPCLNR from the coding sequence ATGAAAGTTCTGACGGTTTTCATCCTTGCACTGCTCTGGGACGTGCTCCTGGGAGAACCGCCGACGTTAGTTCACCCAGTCGTGTGGTTCGGGAAGCTGGCCGGGTTCATCGATGGCCGGTGGAGAAGAAGGGGCCCTCTCCCCGATTTTCTTGCCGGAACTTTAACGGCTCTCATCGTTCTGGCTTTCGCTTTAGTGCTTTCGCTCCTCCCTCTGTACCTCCCTTTCCCCATGAACTACGCCCTGGCCGCCTACCTCCTCAAAAGCTCCTTCGCGGTTAGGAGTTTGCACGAACACGTCTCAATGACAGTAACCGCTGACATCGGGAAGAAGAGGAAGGCAGTCTCCATGATCGTCAGCAGGGAAACAAAGGGTCTCGACGAGCCCCACCTGAACTCTGCCTCGATAGAGAGCCTCGCCGAGAACCTCAATGACTCCGTGATAGCCCCACTCTTCTACTTCCTCCTCTTCAGCCTTCCGGGCGCTCTGCTCTACCGCGCGGCCAACACGCTCGACGCAATGCTCGGCTACCGGAACGAGCACTACGAGTACTTCGGCAAGTTCTCGGCGAGGTTCGACGACCTCCTCAACTTCCTCCCGGCGCGCCTGGCGGTTCTGCTCTACCTCCCGCTCGGAGGGGACAGGGTTCTTCACTACTACCGTCTGGCCAGGTTCAAGATAAACTCCGATAAGCCCATAGCGGCGATGTCAGCGGTCCTCGGCGTCTGGCTTGAGAAGCCCGGTGTTTACCGTTTTCCTGGGAGGGAGCCAGCAAATTCGGACATTGAGCGGGCGTTAAGGATTTACTGGTTGGTCGTTGCCGAATGGCTGATCATCGTATCCATACTGCTCGTAACGGGGGTGTGTCCATGCTTGAACCGGTAA
- a CDS encoding aminotransferase class I/II-fold pyridoxal phosphate-dependent enzyme, with product MLEPVKFSTYHGGSREEGLLDFSASLNPYPPEWLDEMFERAKEISTRYPYYEALERELAGLVGEPLTVTAGITEALYLIGILALRGRKAIILHHTYGEYERVARIFGARIVKGPNEPEKLAELVERDSVVFFCNPNNPDGRFYRVRELKPLLDAVEDRKALLVLDEAFIDFVRGAKSPEGENIVKLRTFTKSYGLPGIRVGYVLGFSEAFRSVRMPWSIGSTGVAFLEFLLKDGFEHLRRTMPSIWREKERLERALDVKSDANFFIKRVGNAGEFVKAMKERGILVRSCDSFGLHEYVRFSVRTPGENSTLIKAFRELGEGF from the coding sequence ATGCTTGAACCGGTAAAGTTCTCAACTTACCACGGCGGAAGCAGGGAAGAGGGCCTGCTTGACTTCTCGGCATCGCTCAACCCCTACCCACCGGAGTGGCTCGACGAGATGTTCGAGAGGGCAAAGGAGATAAGCACCCGCTACCCCTACTATGAGGCGCTTGAGCGGGAACTAGCCGGGCTGGTCGGTGAACCCCTTACGGTAACGGCCGGCATTACGGAGGCGCTCTACCTCATCGGAATTCTCGCCCTTAGGGGGCGAAAAGCCATAATTCTCCACCACACCTACGGCGAGTACGAGAGGGTTGCGCGCATCTTCGGAGCCAGAATCGTCAAAGGCCCAAACGAGCCCGAAAAGCTGGCCGAACTCGTTGAGCGAGATTCAGTGGTCTTCTTCTGCAATCCCAACAACCCCGACGGGAGGTTTTATAGGGTCAGGGAGCTCAAGCCGCTCCTCGATGCTGTTGAGGACAGAAAAGCCCTTCTCGTCCTTGACGAGGCTTTCATCGACTTCGTCAGGGGGGCGAAAAGCCCAGAGGGGGAAAACATCGTAAAGCTCAGGACTTTTACCAAGAGCTACGGCCTGCCGGGGATAAGGGTGGGCTACGTCTTGGGCTTTTCAGAGGCGTTTAGGAGTGTTAGAATGCCCTGGAGTATCGGCTCCACGGGGGTTGCCTTTCTTGAGTTTCTCCTCAAGGATGGCTTCGAGCACCTGAGAAGGACGATGCCCTCCATCTGGCGGGAGAAGGAGAGGCTTGAGAGGGCTTTGGACGTCAAAAGCGACGCCAACTTCTTCATCAAGCGCGTTGGGAACGCAGGGGAGTTCGTCAAAGCGATGAAAGAACGGGGAATCCTCGTGAGGAGCTGTGATAGCTTTGGGCTGCACGAATACGTCCGCTTCTCGGTGAGAACGCCTGGGGAAAATAGCACTTTAATCAAGGCCTTCCGAGAGCTGGGAGAAGGGTTTTAA
- a CDS encoding class I SAM-dependent methyltransferase has translation MHELYTVLAEYYDAIYRRRAERVGEEIDFVVGLFRKEAEREVTRVLDLACGTGIPTLELARRGYGVVGLDLHEEMLAVARRKAEREGLSVEFVQGDALEIDFRKEFDAVTMFFSSIMYFDDSAIQELFNSVKRALKPGGIFIADFPCWYYGGRDGPIVWDERKGNERLIITDWREVEPGTQKLHFKRLVQIVKPDGSVRAFMVDDELNIYTPREIRLLAERHFKKAKIYGDLHELRPSDRRYWLVAVK, from the coding sequence ATGCACGAGCTCTACACAGTTTTGGCCGAGTACTACGATGCCATCTACCGGCGAAGGGCCGAGCGGGTTGGGGAGGAGATTGACTTCGTGGTGGGGCTCTTCAGGAAAGAGGCCGAACGAGAAGTAACGCGGGTTCTCGACCTCGCCTGCGGGACGGGAATCCCAACGCTCGAACTGGCGAGGCGCGGTTATGGCGTGGTCGGTCTCGACCTCCACGAGGAAATGCTCGCCGTCGCGAGAAGGAAGGCGGAAAGGGAAGGGCTTAGCGTCGAGTTCGTTCAGGGGGACGCGCTTGAGATTGACTTTAGGAAAGAGTTCGACGCCGTGACGATGTTCTTTTCCTCCATCATGTATTTCGACGATTCTGCAATTCAAGAATTGTTTAATTCTGTAAAACGTGCCCTGAAACCGGGCGGGATTTTCATCGCCGACTTCCCGTGCTGGTACTACGGCGGAAGGGACGGCCCAATAGTATGGGACGAGCGGAAGGGCAATGAGCGGTTGATCATAACGGACTGGCGCGAGGTGGAACCTGGGACCCAGAAACTCCACTTCAAGAGGCTCGTGCAGATAGTGAAGCCCGATGGGAGCGTTAGGGCCTTCATGGTGGACGACGAGCTCAACATCTACACCCCGAGGGAGATTAGGCTTTTGGCCGAGAGGCACTTCAAGAAGGCCAAAATCTACGGAGACCTCCACGAGCTGAGGCCCAGCGACAGGAGGTACTGGTTGGTGGCGGTGAAGTAG